Within Anopheles nili chromosome 3, idAnoNiliSN_F5_01, whole genome shotgun sequence, the genomic segment TGATAACTGTCCCGATCCGTACGATGGTTCCTCGCAGCTACGTGACTGTCCGGATGAAAATCCGACACCAACGCCGTCTCCGCCTCCGGGAGACACGACGGTTCTCACACCGCCAACCTTCACACCACCGGGCGTGGGAGGGGAAACTTCTACGAACCCGTCATCCGAACAGCCTCCAACACCTCCCATTATTACGCCACCACCGTTTCCTGGCCGACGAAAACGCCAAACACCCAACCCTTATCGCTGCTACCGGATCGAGCACAGTAAGTGCAGAGTGTCCTTTGAACGATCATGCACGGCTAGGGAAATGTtggacgtttttcttttgaagcGCCCGCCATTTTGAAGCTAGCAGGTACCTGCGATCTTACCCCAATGTCTAACGGTTCATTTGTTCCTTCTACTTAGACAGCAACGTCCGGCGCGGATGTGTGTCGTTCCTTGGCTCCAACAGTGACACCTGCCAGTCAATCAATGGCGGCGTCGTCCCGAATGACTGCCGGGTGTGCGATTGGGACGGATGCAACAGTGCGACGGGACTACAAGTATCGCTGATCGCGCTACTGCTGGCAGTGGTGCTCTCGAGCGTGCTGAGGCAGTAGACAAAAGGCAGAAAAAGACACGGCCACCATCGCGGCCGCCATCTTACTCATGCGGGACATCTGGACGCGTTCATCGAGTGCTGCGATCGAGGAACCGATCAGCTCGCCCAGTGTGCAATATACGGAACAACGTATACCTTGCTTTAAATGTAAATCGTACGGCTAGGCACTAGATTAGGCTATCTACATACGGGAGGTCTGACGACACAATAAAGCTCATAAATATAAACATGAAGAAGAGTGTTGGGATTTAATTACGACTCTATTAATGAATGCAATCAGGCGCACTAATTACGCTAAGCCCTACTTAGCCTAAGGCTTACTTTAAAAGGCTGCTGATAATTGGCCCGTGCTACAATATAACAGGTTGGTCCCATCTAATTTCTAATCAGTTCTGATAAGACTTCTCCCACCGCACTGTGGAATTAGCCGTGTCGTGTCATATGGTTAGCAGACAGTTTGAGGCATTCAGAATACGGAAGTCATTAGAtctgttattttttatcaacacTAAAGGAAACTTTGTCACTTGTCACTagcgatggcgaaaaaaacgACATTTACCTGGACTACGTGCGTTCAACGCATGCATATGACAAATCGGAACGTGTTTCTGCTGGGAGCTAGTTTTTTTCCACTGAAGCAAACGCTCCTGTCGATACCAGCGTTGATAGATCGATGATGATAACGAAAGGTTGCGAGGCCTACTAGATTACCCGGGCCGTGGTACCGGTAACGGACCAGCAAATTGATGGATACGCCTGCTGTTTGTGTAATGCTTTGCATCTGTACGCGTTTTTTTGGCTGATTTCACCAATTACGTCAAACATATTCTGTTTGAAgcaattttgtttcacttaCGCAAGTGATAATTGTCAGTTTAGTTATAATTAACATGGGAACATGACAACGCACGGGGATAGGGTTTGGATTGTGATGAACACTTCTATTACAGCTCTAATTATTTTGTtgtccttaaataaataacaataacaacaataactAATTATTTTGTAGtaattgaatataaatttGAAGAGACAATAACAAAGATTTAGAATGATTTTTCGTACGAATTTTTATTATCGATTGTTACATTGAATATAACGTCTACACGTTGGGCTTATGACTTACTATTTTTGTTGTATTAAACTGGAAAAGGggtaaaattaaaatgaacaTCAACATGGATAGATGGATTTTTGCTGAACGATATAAAATTTTGAAATCGGTTTAAAGGTTCACCGGCTAAGCTACAAATATTTTTGGCGCCAAAATGCAGGCAATGTAATGCAATCACAATTTACAATGTGATGCAATTACAACGCATATACAACAGCTTTTTAAGAATACAATGCATCCGGCATGTAAGCGAAAAATACACTTCGAGTTCAGTTTCTCGATCGTCTAAATATTAATGTCAAATAAGTAACACTAATTTAAAGATTTAAGTGGCAAACTATTGTCAAAATCTAATGTCACGCCTAAAAACAATAATCCCCGTTTATTGGTCGATTTCTACTCAGAAAAACCTCAGTTTTACTCATGGTAATCCACTAATCCAATCACAGCATGCAGCAGGAAGTCTTccatcatttattcattcattgCACAGCGAGTGTCCACAAACACGGCAACTTGAAATATCACCTTCCACAAAGGGAACCGGTTCCCGTTCACAAACTCCAACGGCGTAGCCCTCTATTTCTGCACAACCCCGACGATGCACAACATCCTTCGTTGAGTCGTTCCCTAAAATCAAATGCATCCAGTCAATTGATGGTGGTAGAAGGTCTCGTTAGATTTTACTTACTCTGGCTACGAATCGTCACACAAACGAACCGCTTTTCTGCCGCCTGCAcgtgtttcgctttcccgtATGGGTAGTAGGGTGGAGGCGTTAAGATTGGATTCCCCGGGTACCAAACAGTGCTACCCCCCACTAACGGTGGAGGAGTCAGTAAAGGATCCCAAGGATAAAGCTgattaccaccaccaccaccgcttaAAGGCGGTGGTGTTAGGATTGGATTACCCgggtaccaggcgcctccatcgttaCCACCACCGACGAGTGGTGGAGGCGTTAGAAGCGGATCCCAAGGATTGTTTTGATTGCCTCCGTTCTGCGGTGGGAATGGAGGTGGTGTCAATATTGGATCCCAAGGACTGCCACCCCACGCTGGAGTGGACTGCGTCAGCACAGGATACGTTGGGGTGAAGCTGAGTGCGCTTAAATCAAGCCTGGTTTTGGTGTTGCACTGCACGATCACGGGCTCTTCTTGGGTGCAGTCTTCACACGAATAACACCGGATTGCATTTTCTTCCGCTACAAGATGGAAACGTTTAAATAATCACGTCATGTTTAATTGCCCTTTTACCTCACAAACTCACCGTATGAAGATGCTAATGCCAGGAATAATGCAACAAATACCAAACCACCCCGCATTGTTTATTCGCGGAAGTTATCAAATTAAATGAGGCTTCTTCGGGGCACGCACTTTTATATACACCTTTCAAATCTCAAGCATGTGTCCGGTTTTTCCAGCCTAATCAGCTACCACAGTCACCCTGCTGTATCTTATCTTCCAACAGCTCCATTTTGCCCGCTCCGTATGCAAATGTAGCCGTggtggggttgcgttttttttttcttaaacgaaTGATCGGAATTCCGATACGGCCGGAATTTCTATCTGTTTTAGATTTCTCTAGGGGTGCAGCATTACGCAGCACAAAGCATACACGCGCGTGCCGatacgcgtgcgtgtgtcatCGATGACGTACGGAAAGATAATGCTGTTTGCAGGATGAAACCAAACGGACTGTTTCAAATGGGTCATGTACTGGGCAGTATCATAAACATTGCTTTATCTTCGATTGCTTTGGATGCATGAGAAAGAAATCATGTGCGGGAATGTTATTTCCCATGACGACCAAATGTCTGGCAAGGTGGACAGACTCAAGATAAGCTTCAAAACCGGCGACAAGTTCGTGATATAACTGATCATTCATCTGAAATTCTACCACAACACATGCCACAACTGGACACCAGCGAAAAGCCCTTTTTGGCTGATTAAACCGGCAGATCTGATAGCTACCAGCCCGGGGGTTGAATCGTGGAATCTCTCGACAAGGGAAGTTTTTCGTCGACCAGACCAGCTAAGAAGACGAAATCATTTACAGATATTGCAAACCGATTAGGACGGAAGATTAGGATGCTTTGTGCTAGATACTGGACTTAACACACCTCCGTTCGTATTGTTTTTGTCCATTTAAGCAGACATCTGATAATGCGCTTCGCCAAATTCCTTTACCAACACCTCATCAAAGGTCTCGTTCCACTGACCAGCTTAATGTGTGTTAGGTAGCCATCCTGTTTATGGCGAATGACCCATTCCTGAGCAATTCCGACACAACGAAttgatccggttccggttcctaATCTTTTcagttcgtttcgtttcggtcaATCGACTGCAAAACTGGGTGATTGACGAAAACATGAACCAAACAAAACTCCACGAAATCTTAGCCAAAGCCATTCATAAAATGGGCAGGTTATCTTTACAATAGCTCATACCACCATCGTTTATCTCAGTGCTTATCCATATCGCCTTGTAAATCGAGTCTATTGATGATCCTTCGCCAGCCTATATAAGCCGCGTTGATAATGCCAACCTTATGCATTAAATCGAAAAGTGAAGTTCGCGTAGGTCTCCGTAAGAAGTGTACGAGATTGGGTCCCATTCCCAATGCGAACGAGATAGAGTGtgcaaaatggtgaaaattaagCCACGTGGCATTATGTGgcgatcaaacgatcgatgGTTAGCTTTTCTCGTGTGTacagtgtgtttgtttctgatTACCCGGTCGGTGTCAGCTCAATTACGGTGCCACTATTGCGATGGTTGTGACGCACATGATCCTTCTCAGGAAGAAAATTGCCCTACGGAATGTGCCATTTGGTACTCGAGTGAGTTTGAAATAAAGATCACCCCAGAGCGCCTTTTCTGATCATCGTGCACGTTTTGTACAATATTCACAGCAAATGGAGTAACAGTGACGGTGACCCGAGGATGTGTAGAGTACGCCAGTGGCGATGTTACAATCTACCAACGGTGTGACACGGAACTTTGTAATACCGCAAGTACCACGCGGTGCCTTCGCTGTGCGTCGGTGTTTTCGACGGATTGTAACGATGTAATCTGCCCGACGCAAGATGATCAGTGCTACTTGAACCCAACAAGTAAGTGCCTTTCTTACAGACAATCGTTTCGACAAAATCTTTCCTGCTTGGGCAACGAACAGACGAGTTCGCGTATCTCAAATACAATTCGCCATTCTACGGCTAATCGTAAATGCTTCTAAATCACTCACCAGACATCAATTATTGGGCATTGTTTGGCACTGGTCATTCGCTGATGATGTCGGTTTGCCTGCCCATAAACCTGTTTTTGGGGGGCGTCCAATTGATACGCGGAGCCAATTGGTGATATCGACAGACCGGCCGAATGTCCCCACTCGAAATTGATAGCGGAAGTGATCATAAACCCCGCTCATGGTTCTGTTTATGAAGTTTTACTGTCTTTCAGAAGGCTGGCGCTAGCTCTCCCGTGTCTGTATGTAGTAAAGGTTTACAGGGTGGAGTCTATGCCCCTGAGTTCTTAGCCGTAGTAGGGGAAAATGTGCATCAGTGTCTAGGTCTAACGATGCCTGTTTTCCAGACGGTCATCGAGGATGTGAATCAGATGTGGAATATTCTACCGACTGTCCACCGGAAGATGATGCTTGCTCCCGGTGTACACCCACCGCGAATGGACGAGCCTGCAATGAAAACCTGCACTGTGTTGTTTGCGACACCAGCGCTAATCCAGGTTGCCACCTGGAGGTGTCCTTCATACAGCAGTGTCCCAGTGCCACCGATGAGTGTTACCGGTATATGGACGGGATTCAGGCGCTACATTTCGGGTGTACTAGTGGGAATGATTTCTTGACCAGTTGCAAGCCACCGTACAACTGCCGCACGTGCGCTACCGACGAATGCAACCGAGATGGTAAGATAACGCACGGGCAGATCCTGCGAAGCAATTGATAAATTGGCGAGCCCTCTTTCAGACATATTCACGTGCTACGCCTGCAGCGACTGTCGCGAGGTAGACGAAGCTCTCAAGAGTGTATTCGAGTGCACCGTGTTCGAGTTTGATCAGTGTTACGCGGGCTACGATTGTACGTACGAAAGACATCCTGCAGGGGAAgccaaacaacaaaattataattaattcaACCCCCTTCACTCCAGGGGCAGAGAAACAGACCTACAGGGGTTGCGCGTACGAGGACCTGCCACCGTTCGATCTGATCAGCACGTGCGATGAAAGCGATTGCAACAGCGAGATCTTCCCCAATCACCTCCAGTGCTACCAGTGTGTCGGATGCAGCAGGATCAGCCCCGAGGATATCAATTACTGTCGCGATCCAACGGCCACCGCATGCTTCATGATGCAGCTCGAGTCCgaaggaggaggaaaaacgctTGTCCGTGGTTGTAACACGGACGAGTCGTTCCAGGATTGCCAGCTCGGTCGGAATTGCGTCACGTGCGAGGGCACACAGTGCAATGGGGAGGCCGGAACTGAGCAACGGGTTTGCGCGCGTTGTAACAACGTGAATGAGTGCAATCAACAGACCGTACCGTCTGGCTGCTTTGACACCTACTTCACCAACCAGTGCTTCGTGTACTCGGATGGTGTCGATGAACTGCTAAAAGGATGTCTACTTGAGCTGGACCCGGAAATGGCTGAAGCGTGCTACGATCCGTCCGATACCCGGTGCACCATATGTAAGGATTTCAACTGCAACGAGCGGCATTGCGCAAGTTGCAGCACGCGTGATGGAGACGGTTTAGCGTGCCTGCTGGCGGACAACGAACATCCGCTACCGTACGTGCTGTGCACGATCGGATGCCGGATGGAGGTCGACGCCGAAGGACACACCGTGCGGGGTTGCATTGAAAATTTCCCGAATGCATGCGATACGGTGACGGGAATCTGCAACGAATCGCTGCAACCGGGATCGAATGtggggatttttccacccgtgcgACGCAAGTGCTTCCAGTGTGATGGcgttgacagctgtcaagaGGAGCAGCATGACATGAACGGGCAATACTGTCGGTTGTACTACGGCTCGAACGATGGTTGTTACATCTTCAACGGTAAGTGACAGTAGTCAAAGTAGGCcggaaattaaacaaacattcaCGGGGAtgcgtggtttgtttttccaccgtagATGGGTTCGACATTATACGCGGTTGCACTTCCGACCCGAGTGCTAAGTGTTCCGAATCCGGCAGTCAGGATCCCAACTGCAAGATCTTCACCGGTGACCTCTCGAACGGAGCAGCCGTCGTGCAGATGAGTTGCTATCGCGATTGCCCGGGGGCTGGATCGGAAATGATACCATCATGCCCGCCGGTCTACTGCGGTGGTTCGGACGATCGCTGCTTCCTGAGTGTTTCCGGAGGTGGCGTGATCTCGCGTGGCTGTACATCCATGCTCAATGGGTGTCCTGCGGATAGCAAGGACTGCTATATCTGCAACGAACCGAACTGCAACGGGGCGCATGCAATCTGTGCTACTTGTGATTCGTCCATCGAGACGGATTGTCTTGTTGCGGAGGACCATCAGGACGTTTGTGATGGAATGGCCGGATGCTTCCAGTATCAGGACATCGATCGGGAAATCTTTGGCTGCGCAGAACAGGCACCTGCCGATTGCGCGGAGGATGCCGATCACTGCCGATTCTGTGATGAAGCGATGTGTAATGCGAAAGGTAAGCTACCAGCGGGCTATTTTTAGAGTCATTTCATACTAACATTCTTCTGCTAGCTCTCACGCTTTGCTTTTCCTGTACCAACTGTCCGAGTGTGGCGGAACCAACAGTACAACCGACGAGGCTGTGCCCCACCGAACAGGATCGCTGCATAACCGGAATCATCGACAGCAGGATCGATCGAGGGTGCTCATCAGAGTTGCCAAGCCCCATCGAAGACTACATCGTGATCGAGGACTGTGTCGAGGCCATCTGCAACAACCTAGCGGCTAGTGAATGGGCGAGCTGTTACGTCTGCATCGACTGTCCGGATGTACCGAATGCTCAGGCGTCATCTCTCTGCGTGAGTCCTCCCACGAATCAGTGCTTTACGAGGCGCGATAGCGAAGGATTGATTCACCGGGGTTGTGCAACAGAGGTCAACCTCGAGGGATGCACCGACGGGTTGAATTGCGCCGTGTGTCAAGGGGAACATTGCAATGGGGAGCCAATTTTCGGTGCTTCACCTGAATCTCCACCATTCGGTTGTGTCCGCTGcgaggcggtggaaaactgtgccGATTATAACACCGTCAGCGTGTGTCCTAACGAGCTTGGGCTGTTGTTCGATGGCTGTGTCACGTACGACGATGGGACGAGCGTACAGAAAGGATGTCTGAGCGATTCGAACATGTTAGTCCTGTGTGGTGCAGGAGCGAATCCTGACCACTGTCAAGTGTCCTCGATGCCGATGGGCAACGCGAGGCCAATACGTTGCCTAAAATGCCAGGAGGATGCTGCTTGCGTCCTGGGAGATCCTGCCGAGCTAGAGGCACCAACATACGAGCAAGGATCCTGCGTGGCGTTCATCAACGAAGGCGGTTGGATCGAAAGGGGAAATTCGATCGAAAATCCGGCGTGCAAGGAATCATCTCATTGTGTGGAGTGTTACTCTGATGCTTGCAACGTGGGGCTGATTCCTGAGGATCGACTGCAGTGCTATCAGTGCAGTGGTACGGAATGTGCCAGTGCGTTTCCAGCCGGAGTGCCCACATTTACATCCCAGCCATGCCTGCGTTACAACGCGCCCACCGATCGGTGTTACACCTTGTACGAAGATGAAACGATCGCACGGCGCGGATGTCTGCAGGATGAAGCCATTTGTGAAGGCGCCGACGACGGAGGCTGTCAACTTTGCGCTAGTAACGGATGTAACGACGTTGACTATGCACATTTCATCCAGA encodes:
- the LOC128726826 gene encoding uncharacterized protein LOC128726826, which translates into the protein MKVNMAVTWLMALVALSVDQAHGQLKCYVCDNCPDPYDGSSQLRDCPDENPTPTPSPPPGDTTVLTPPTFTPPGVGGETSTNPSSEQPPTPPIITPPPFPGRRKRQTPNPYRCYRIEHSNNVRRGCVSFLGSNSDTCQSINGGVVPNDCRVCDWDGCNSATGLQVSLIALLLAVVLSSVLRQ
- the LOC128722831 gene encoding uncharacterized protein LOC128722831, whose protein sequence is MELLEDKIQQGDCAEENAIRCYSCEDCTQEEPVIVQCNTKTRLDLSALSFTPTYPVLTQSTPAWGGSPWDPILTPPPFPPQNGGNQNNPWDPLLTPPPLVGGGNDGGAWYPGNPILTPPPLSGGGGGNQLYPWDPLLTPPPLVGGSTVWYPGNPILTPPPYYPYGKAKHVQAAEKRFVCVTIRSQRNDSTKDVVHRRGCAEIEGYAVGVCEREPVPFVEGDISSCRVCGHSLCNE
- the LOC128722834 gene encoding LOW QUALITY PROTEIN: uncharacterized protein LOC128722834 (The sequence of the model RefSeq protein was modified relative to this genomic sequence to represent the inferred CDS: deleted 1 base in 1 codon), whose product is MVKIKPRGIMWRSNDRWLAFLVCTVCLFLITRSVSAQLRCHYCDGCDAHDPSQEENCPTECAIWYSTNGVTVTVTRGCVEYASGDVTIYQRCDTELCNTASTTRCLRCASVFSTDCNDVICPTQDDQCYLNPTNGHRGCESDVEYSTDCPPEDDACSRCTPTANGRACNENLHCVVCDTSANPGCHLEVSFIQQCPSATDECYRYMDGIQALHFGCTSGNDFLTSCKPPYNCRTCATDECNRDGKITHGQILRAIDKLASPLSDIFTCYACSDCREVDEALKSVFECTVFEFDQCYAGYDWAEKQTYRGCAYEDLPPFDLISTCDESDCNSEIFPNHLQCYQCVGCSRISPEDINYCRDPTATACFMMQLESEGGGKTLVRGCNTDESFQDCQLGRNCVTCEGTQCNGEAGTEQRVCARCNNVNECNQQTVPSGCFDTYFTNQCFVYSDGVDELLKGCLLELDPEMAEACYDPSDTRCTICKDFNCNERHCASCSTRDGDGLACLLADNEHPLPYVLCTIGCRMEVDAEGHTVRGCIENFPNACDTVTGICNESLQPGSNVGIFPPVRRKCFQCDGVDSCQEEQHDMNGQYCRLYYGSNDGCYIFNDGFDIIRGCTSDPSAKCSESGSQDPNCKIFTGDLSNGAAVVQMSCYRDCPGAGSEMIPSCPPVYCGGSDDRCFLSVSGGGVISRGCTSMLNGCPADSKDCYICNEPNCNGAHAICATCDSSIETDCLVAEDHQDVCDGMAGCFQYQDIDREIFGCAEQAPADCAEDADHCRFCDEAMCNAKALTLCFSCTNCPSVAEPTVQPTRLCPTEQDRCITGIIDSRIDRGCSSELPSPIEDYIVIEDCVEAICNNLAASEWASCYVCIDCPDVPNAQASSLCVSPPTNQCFTRRDSEGLIHRGCATEVNLEGCTDGLNCAVCQGEHCNGEPIFGASPESPPFGCVRCEAVENCADYNTVSVCPNELGLLFDGCVTYDDGTSVQKGCLSDSNMLVLCGAGANPDHCQVSSMPMGNARPIRCLKCQEDAACVLGDPAELEAPTYEQGSCVAFINEGGWIERGNSIENPACKESSHCVECYSDACNVGLIPEDRLQCYQCSGTECASAFPAGVPTFTSQPCLRYNAPTDRCYTLYEDETIARRGCLQDEAICEGADDGGCQLCASNGCNDVDYAHFIQTTVCILCSTNRECETAPTEQMCSGSGGCFTFFSGSFVVAKGCVSEIGESAPWYEDCMDGGSSDRCLRCYGDRCNRNRCYVCNSSLAGMDGCINPLTDGAKSAVCPGSDECVAFIDDEGHTVRGCADDHPEQVAKCSEPDEKCQSCRGDLCNAKPLPEDRIKCYQCSGSDTTCITPVKGSESYCGTYREGKESCFTHFIDTTTVERGCTLQRDSPCQGYCQECSTSGCNDQLALAQNPLHCVHCSGESCVGIDAPNETNAIQCPGELLFGRTDRCYTHFDEEGIVLQRGCLSELTLAGNVVASQCEDPLDVTCKLCSKDGCNARSVQCFVCDSDTTPGCSDVLNGDVHHPLQRRCGTDQCVSLLNGETTRRGCAEDFEGTSCDQAHGCETFIGPLSNGGMYPADRLRCHQCTGLTCGRVLETATPVACQQYRSEDECYTYVSDTGETSRGCLSDPEGADTCLQNPYNCIRCTSHNGCNVEPSESPNELTCAQCNGAAGCSQGDGSSPVQFERCRRPLLLGRQDSCYTQSFAGEVLARGCLSDVDASLSGKCTNGLEDECTVCQCDRCNGPPIECVSCAGETFGCGDVLGNSADLSKCRTGTCVSFVRQFTNGSSIIVKGCSEAYEKDTCTAMAQPDVGSYQLCHDSGCNDVRFPLERLKCYQCTGESCSDPSLEPTLCEPYYGPTNDQCYSFTDRQQKGCLGELENPEICTPDGSGGCRVCASGDGCNEEPRALQCIDCSSKNDSRCVDPMLVGKSTKWCPIGGCVTLIDDEGFTVKGCAEDHDLNATFCSTTGASCHVCSDGDRCNDVLFPNDRLHCFQCSGAGCLDVSQLRPITCQRYDPTDVCYSYATDPMSIERGCLSDRVSPCPDECVTCTGTSSNGCNDDPPLVPNSLTCHRCEGAFCASAQIGAGTECPAVLLGHTDACYSFVETYTVRRGCLSEVDVCNPADPNCHICYNGKDCNGAAYPVTTRECIHCSEDEDGESCRWGFARSNALQCPESGSSSFGAGCYTCYVEDRSSPELTPNGTALAYQRGCVGDDRQSLCRQDTLSVCLGAGCNHRNERLQICAKCETGCDGGRWLVEECRGAVEYERRGCFLMRDGRKRVLARGCVADLKQDDWQRCSNARDASCVTCLENECNRAVSSLRGVSLLGLVLVALLAVAGARR